The following proteins are encoded in a genomic region of Nitrospiria bacterium:
- the rplD gene encoding 50S ribosomal protein L4 gives MPTVDVVNLNKEKIGTVDLSDQLFGAEVNRPLIHEAVVMQRAAMRQGTAATKTRGLVSGGGKKPWRQKGTGRARAGSSRSPIWRGGGTTFGPTPRDYGYAFPRKKYRAALRGILTAKLKDGAILVVERLELSEAKTKQMALVLKKLEASGRTVIVSSNTDEKLARAVRNIPSVKLLPVQGLNVYDLVCAKHLVIPQDALSRLQEVWS, from the coding sequence ATGCCGACCGTCGATGTGGTGAATTTGAACAAGGAAAAGATCGGCACGGTTGACCTGAGCGATCAACTCTTCGGAGCCGAGGTCAACAGGCCGCTGATTCATGAGGCGGTGGTGATGCAACGGGCCGCCATGCGTCAGGGCACGGCCGCAACGAAGACGCGGGGGCTGGTCAGCGGCGGTGGAAAAAAGCCTTGGCGCCAAAAGGGAACGGGACGGGCCCGGGCGGGTTCCAGTCGTTCCCCGATCTGGCGGGGTGGAGGGACGACCTTCGGTCCGACGCCGCGGGATTACGGATATGCCTTTCCCAGAAAAAAATATCGTGCGGCCTTGCGGGGAATCCTGACGGCCAAGCTGAAGGACGGGGCTATTCTCGTGGTCGAGCGGCTGGAATTGAGCGAGGCCAAAACCAAACAGATGGCCTTGGTACTGAAAAAGCTCGAGGCCAGCGGCCGGACCGTTATTGTGTCGTCAAACACCGATGAGAAACTGGCCCGAGCGGTCCGGAATATTCCGTCGGTGAAATTGTTGCCGGTTCAAGGATTGAATGTCTACGATCTGGTCTGCGCAAAGCATTTGGTGATTCCGCAGGATGCGCTGTCCCGGCTCCAGGAGGTTTGGTCATGA
- the rplC gene encoding 50S ribosomal protein L3: MTVQGLIGQKLGMSQVYIENGKMVPVTVIVAGPCRVVQKKTKERDGYEAVQLSFQEIAEKKLTKAERGHFKKANVPFAKHLREFKGDLKALEIGAVVGADQFQKGEIVDVTGISKGKGFAGVVKLHHFAGGPETHGSMFHRQPGSIGSSSWPSRVRKNKRLPAHMGAEQVTVQGLEVVEVRKDENLLFVKGAIPGYRGALVLIRRTNRK, translated from the coding sequence ATGACGGTTCAGGGATTGATAGGGCAGAAATTGGGAATGAGCCAGGTTTACATCGAGAACGGCAAGATGGTGCCGGTGACCGTGATCGTGGCCGGGCCGTGCCGCGTCGTGCAAAAGAAGACGAAGGAACGCGATGGATATGAAGCGGTCCAGCTTTCGTTTCAGGAAATCGCCGAAAAGAAATTGACGAAAGCGGAGCGCGGCCATTTTAAGAAAGCGAATGTTCCGTTCGCCAAACATCTGCGTGAATTCAAGGGAGATCTTAAGGCGCTTGAAATCGGCGCGGTGGTCGGTGCGGATCAATTCCAAAAAGGCGAGATTGTCGACGTGACCGGCATTTCAAAGGGCAAGGGATTCGCCGGCGTCGTTAAACTCCACCATTTTGCCGGGGGACCCGAAACGCACGGATCGATGTTTCACCGGCAGCCCGGTTCGATCGGCAGCAGTTCCTGGCCTTCCCGCGTTCGAAAAAACAAAAGGCTCCCGGCGCATATGGGAGCCGAACAAGTGACGGTCCAGGGACTCGAAGTGGTTGAAGTGCGAAAAGACGAAAACCTGCTTTTTGTGAAAGGGGCGATTCCCGGTTATCGGGGGGCCCTCGTCCTGATCCGAAGGACGAATCGCAAGTAG
- the rpsJ gene encoding 30S ribosomal protein S10, protein MVDQRIRIRLKGYDYRVLDQSVIEIVETVKRTGAKISGPIPLPTVINKFTVLRSPHVDKKSREQFEIRTHKRLIDILEPTQDTMDALMKLNLSAGVDVEIKT, encoded by the coding sequence ATGGTGGATCAGCGAATTCGAATACGACTCAAAGGGTACGATTACCGCGTCTTGGACCAATCCGTCATTGAAATCGTGGAAACGGTGAAGCGGACCGGTGCCAAGATTTCCGGGCCGATTCCGTTGCCGACGGTGATCAACAAATTTACGGTGCTGCGGTCGCCTCACGTCGATAAAAAATCGCGTGAGCAGTTTGAAATACGGACGCACAAGCGGTTGATCGACATCCTGGAGCCGACTCAGGATACCATGGACGCCTTGATGAAGTTGAACTTGTCCGCCGGTGTCGATGTCGAGATCAAGACGTAG